The following proteins are co-located in the Chlamydiota bacterium genome:
- a CDS encoding type II toxin-antitoxin system HicB family antitoxin has protein sequence MTYKTFTAILHKEANLYVAECPEVGTVSQGHTVEEAITNLKEATELYLEEFPIAETSPPLVTTFEVAHA, from the coding sequence ATGACCTACAAGACCTTTACCGCAATCCTTCACAAAGAGGCGAACCTCTATGTCGCCGAGTGCCCTGAGGTCGGCACGGTGAGCCAGGGCCACACCGTCGAGGAGGCGATTACCAACCTCAAGGAAGCGACGGAGCTATATCTCGAGGAGTTTCCGATCGCCGAAACAAGCCCTCCCCTCGTTACCACCTTCGAGGTCGCGCATGCCTAA
- a CDS encoding inorganic phosphate transporter, whose product MYVGTTLIGGLFLAWSLGANNSANVFGTAVGTRSMRFRTAVILIAVFATIGAAAEGPALYESYSFSGSVSPRLALASTGAAAAAMFVLTYLSLPASASQAAAGGMMGAAVWSSGAAGSEWAKLGGWALCWAVTPVFAALIAFVCLRGAAPLLRRVSNAALLSAIYKAGFVVSGCYGAYTLGANNVVVTTGPYFKAGLFGDPSTSMAAFLAALTGGAGIALGALTYSRKVMRTIGERITALDPFSALVAVFAHSIVLHIFTHLHVPVSSAQAIVGAVAGVGVAKGSRALNSRLLLVVLSSWVLVTLASGLLAILLAWILGC is encoded by the coding sequence ATGTACGTCGGCACCACGCTCATTGGGGGTCTCTTCCTCGCCTGGAGCCTCGGCGCGAACAACAGCGCCAACGTGTTCGGCACCGCCGTGGGAACGCGCTCGATGCGGTTCAGGACGGCCGTCATCCTCATCGCGGTCTTCGCGACCATCGGCGCGGCGGCGGAGGGACCCGCGCTGTACGAGTCGTATTCATTCTCCGGCTCCGTCTCGCCGCGCCTGGCCCTCGCCTCGACGGGGGCCGCGGCGGCGGCGATGTTCGTCCTGACCTATCTCAGCCTGCCCGCCTCCGCCTCCCAGGCCGCCGCGGGGGGGATGATGGGCGCCGCGGTCTGGTCGAGCGGCGCCGCCGGGTCGGAGTGGGCGAAGCTGGGCGGGTGGGCCCTCTGCTGGGCCGTCACGCCCGTCTTCGCCGCGCTCATCGCCTTCGTGTGCCTGAGGGGCGCCGCCCCCCTCCTCCGGAGGGTGTCCAACGCGGCGCTGCTGAGCGCGATCTACAAGGCCGGCTTCGTCGTCAGCGGGTGCTACGGGGCCTACACGCTCGGCGCGAACAACGTCGTCGTCACCACCGGCCCCTATTTCAAGGCGGGCCTGTTCGGCGATCCCTCGACGTCGATGGCCGCGTTCCTTGCCGCCCTGACCGGCGGGGCGGGGATCGCGCTCGGGGCCCTCACCTACAGCCGGAAGGTGATGCGGACCATCGGGGAGAGGATCACGGCGCTGGACCCCTTCTCCGCGCTCGTCGCGGTCTTCGCCCACTCGATCGTCCTGCACATCTTCACCCATCTGCACGTCCCGGTTTCCTCGGCACAGGCGATCGTGGGGGCGGTCGCGGGAGTGGGGGTCGCCAAAGGATCGAGGGCGCTCAACTCGAGGCTCCTGCTGGTGGTGCTGTCCAGTTGGGTGCTCGTGACGCTCGCATCTGGACTCCTGGCGATCCTGCTCGCATGGATCCTCGGCTGTTGA
- a CDS encoding addiction module toxin, HicA family, which produces MPKLRRVSGGEAVRAQERCGFVQARQRGSHIVHRKRTPKGDIGCVVPLHKELAIGALRGILRQARIAPEDFMDKL; this is translated from the coding sequence ATGCCTAAGCTCCGGCGCGTATCCGGCGGAGAGGCCGTCCGGGCGCAGGAGCGTTGCGGTTTCGTTCAGGCGCGACAGCGCGGGAGCCACATCGTCCACCGGAAGAGGACTCCCAAGGGGGACATCGGCTGCGTGGTCCCCCTCCACAAGGAACTCGCGATCGGCGCCCTTCGTGGGATCCTCAGGCAGGCGAGGATAGCGCCTGAGGATTTCATGGACAAGCTTTAG